In a genomic window of Scheffersomyces stipitis CBS 6054 chromosome 4, complete sequence:
- the GIT1 gene encoding permease involved in the uptake of glycerophosphoinositol (GroPIns) (go_component integral to membrane~go_function transporter activity~go_process transport), whose translation MNTDDLRDNKNTSIVKQDYIETTEIPQHDGKRFKYDADLRRQRLAGGAKLKDVLMILCAGFALISDGYQNNVMSMLNKVFAIEYPKEYTASMSTSVSNASLVGTILGQVAIGLTCDYLGRKWSIITATLFLILGTVLCAAAHGATVNGMFWMLIICRGVTGFGIGAEYPSSSVTASEAANESVRRRGGAFILCTNLPLSFGGPFALIIFLIVHKITGKHYEGLWRTMFAIGAFWPLSIFYFRLKMSTSVLYKKSAIKQVAPYWLAIKYYWPRMIGTMVAWFLYDFVTFPNGIFSAGIIANVIPASEKNNLELIAEWNLLIGALALPGVFIGAYLNDVIGRKYTIMLGFSGYIVFGLIVGLAYNKVKHITALFIVLYGLMMSCGNMGPGDGMGLISSESYATPIRGTAYGLSAAIGKVGAVVGTKTFTPIQTNLGDRWTFIIAAICGLAGVLVTFFFIPHLKEEDLLEEDVKFKNYLLENGWKGHFGIPSENNEEEDLESTDDDFSVKK comes from the coding sequence ATGAACACCGACGATCTCAGAGACAACAAAAATACTTCAATTGTCAAGCAAGACTACATCGAGACTACTGAAATCCCTCAGCATGATGGAAAGCGTTTCAAGTACGATGCTGATTTGAGAAGGCAAAGATTGGCCGGTGgtgccaagttgaaagatGTCTTGATGATTCTTTGTGCTGGTTTCGCTTTGATCTCAGATGGTTATCAAAATAACGTCATGTCCATGTTGAACAAGGTATTCGCTATTGAATACCCCAAAGAATATACCGCATCTATGTCTACTAGTGTCTCTAACGCATCTCTTGTCGGTACTATTCTTGGACAGGTTGCCATCGGTCTTACCTGTGACTACCTCGGTAGAAAGTGGTCCATTATTACTGCCACactcttcttgattctcGGTACTGTTTTGTGTGCTGCTGCTCATGGTGCTACTGTCAACGGTATGTTCTGGATGTTGATCATCTGTAGAGGTGTCACTGGTTTCGGAATTGGTGCTGAATACccatcttcatctgttACTGCTTCCGAAGCTGCCAATGAATCTGTTAGGAGAAGAGGTGGTGCCTTCATCTTGTGTACCAACTTGCCACTTTCCTTCGGAGGTCCATTTGCATTGatcattttcttgattgtCCACAAGATCACAGGAAAGCACTATGAAGGTCTCTGGAGAACCATGTTTGCCATTGGAGCCTTCTGGCCCTTGTCTATTTTCTACTTCagattgaagatgtctACCTCTGTGTTGTACAAGAAGTCCGCCATCAAGCAAGTTGCTCCATACTGGTTGGCTATTAAGTACTACTGGCCAAGAATGATTGGTACAATGGTAGCTTGGTTCTTGTACGATTTTGTTACTTTCCCTAACGGTATCTTCTCTGCTGGTATTATCGCCAACGTTATTCCAGCATCTGAAAAGAATAACTTGGAATTGATTGCCGAATGGAACTTGTTGATTGGTGCACTTGCCTTGCCAGGTGTTTTCATCGGTGCTTACTTGAATGATGTTATCGGTAGAAAGTACACTATCATGCTTGGTTTCAGTGGTTATATTGTCTTTGGTTTGATTGTTGGCTTGGCTTACAACAAGGTGAAACATATCACTGCTCTCTTCATTGTCTTGTACGGTTTAATGATGTCCTGTGGTAACATGGGTCCAGGTGACGGTATGGGTTTGATTTCATCTGAATCTTACGCTACACCAATCAGAGGAACTGCCTATGGCCTTTCTGCCGCAATTGGTAAAGTTGgtgctgttgttggtacTAAGACCTTCACTCCTATCCAAACTAACTTGGGTGACAGATGGACTTTCATTATCGCTGCTATTTGTGGTTTGGCCGGTGTCTTGgttaccttcttcttcattcctcacttgaaggaagaagatttgtTAGAGGAAGATGTTaagttcaagaactacTTGCTTGAAAATGGCTGGAAGGGTCACTTCGGTATTCCATCTGAaaacaacgaagaagaagacctTGAATCTACCGACGATGACTTCTCTGTCAAGAAATAA
- a CDS encoding predicted protein, giving the protein KRARVELPEGMSRNQYKKLQRQKKWDETKSEYRKIKKEKKKAAAKRRKEQGIVDEETNYHMARRPKTLPKNQIATNVHVIMDCEFDELMNQKEIVSLSNQIARSYSAKRHCEYEVSLKISSFNKTLKQRFDKSVSQYKLWKNIEFEENDKLADILPIDSPEELSKYVYLTADTDEVINDLEPDHTYIIGGIVDKNRHKLLCVNKAKELGLRVGKLPIDKYIEMNGRQVLATSHVYELCCKWFETGKDWGKAFNEVLPPRKVK; this is encoded by the coding sequence AAGAGGGCCAGAGTCGAATTACCTGAAGGAATGTCTAGAAATCAATATAAGAAGCTCCAGCGTCAGAAAAAATGGGACGAGACAAAATCTGAATATCGTAAGataaagaaggaaaagaagaaggcagctgccaaaagaagaaaggaacaaggaattgtggatgaagaaacaaactaCCATATGGCTAGAAGGCCCAAAACTTTGCCTAAGAATCAGATTGCTACCAATGTCCATGTGATAATGGATTGCGAATTTGATGAACTTATGAACCAGAAAGAGATAGTTTCACTTTCAAACCAGATCGCACGCTCGTATTCGGCTAAGAGACACTGTGAGTATGAAGTGAGTTTGAAGATTTCCTCCTTTAACAAAACCTTAAAGCAGAGATTTGACAAGCTGGTGTCGCAATACAAATTATGGAAGAATATCgagtttgaagaaaacgacaaATTGGCTGATATCTTGCCTATTGATTCGCCGGAAGAGTTAAGTAAGTATGTTTACTTAACGGCAGACACAGACGAAGTGATCAACGATTTGGAGCCTGATCACACATACATCATTGGAGGAATAGTAGACAAAAACAGACACAAGTTATTGTGTGTGAACAAAGCCAAGGAACTTGGGTTGAGAGTTGGGAAGTTGCCAATTGACAAATACATCGAGATGAATGGTCGTCAAGTGTTGGCTACGTCGCATGTCTACGAATTATGTTGCAAGTGGTTTGAAACCGGTAAAGACTGGGGGAAAGCGTTTAATGAAGTTCTTCCACCTAGAAAGGTCAAG
- a CDS encoding predicted protein gives MMSYRLRKLPQNARQLYETILGMSNIMDKYKDPLDMNTVLDTIDLASIYENVDKRERENGPHSELQYDDLVVKELLHYFKNSFFKWVNKPECPLCHSESNVVGLGGSRFSGSSNPDQVSVVENYQCRECNSRIQFPRVNNPVSLLKTRRGRCGEWVNCFTLILRAMIAEDRDRVRYVWNMEDHVWCEYYSYGLKRWVHLDPCEAVFDEPLLYCNNWNKKMSFVIGYNDNYIIDLSSKYITDSNQIDKSTIIPSLKQLSRFINAINCNKLLRYYKCLDTASQDEKLTKCYNDVIVVLNRELLQLKDHKVTPTMTQELPKGRQTGSSEWTKERGEDGN, from the coding sequence ATGATGTCCTATCGTCTAAGAAAATTGCCCCAAAATGCCAGACAACTATATGAAACCATATTGGGCATGTCGAATATCATGGACAAATACAAAGATCCTTTGGATATGAATACTGTTTTGGATACAATTGACCTCGCACTGATTTACGAGAATGTAGATAAGCGGGAAAGGGAGAATGGGCCTCATCTGGAGTTGCAATACGACGACTTGGTAGTCAAGGAATTACTACATtatttcaagaactcgTTTTTTAAGTGGGTAAACAAGCCAGAGTGTCCTCTTTGTCATAGCGAAAGTAATGTTGTCGGTCTCGGAGGATCTCGATTCAGTGGGAGCCTGAATCCGGACCAGGTTTCAGTCGTTGAAAACTATCAATGCCGTGAATGTAATAGTAGAATCCAGTTCCCTAGAGTTAATAACCCTGTTTCACTCTTGAAAACTCGTAGAGGCCGATGTGGAGAATGGGTCAATTGCTTCACCCTCATACTCAGAGCCATGATTGCAGAAGATAGAGATAGAGTCAGATATGTTTGGAACATGGAAGACCATGTATGGTGTGAGTACTATTCGTATGGGTTGAAGAGGTGGGTCCATTTAGATCCCTGTGAAGCTGTATTTGATGAGCCTCTACTCTACTGTAACAATTGGAATAAAAAGATGAGTTTTGTCATTGGTTACAACGACAACTATATAATAGACTTGAGTTCGAAATATATCACAGATTCCAACCAAATCGACAAAAGCACCATAATTCCGTCTTTGAAACAACTTCTGAGATTTATCAATGCAATAAATTGCAATAAATTGCTTAGGTATTACAAATGTTTGGATACCGCTTCACAGGATGAGAAATTAACCAAATGCTACAATGATGTGATAGTTGTTCTCAATCGTGAGCTTTTGCAACTTAAAGACCACAAAGTAACGCCCACAATGACTCAAGAATTGCCTAAAGGTAGACAAACAGGAAGTTCTGAGTGGACCAAAGAAAGAGGAGAGGACGGAAACTAA
- the KRE30 gene encoding ABC transporter (Predicted transporter (ABC superfamily)~go_component membrane~go_function ATP binding~go_process transport): MSVSASKAKREQKRLEREAKKAAEGKTSKKTKKQAAKDAEEVEEEDVSAQIAKLKMQTDDDGLSDRVTTGVLESLQTSRDIKLSSVSLLFHGKVLIQDTTLELNYGRRYGLLGENGCGKSTLLKSLAAREYPIPEQIDIYLLNEPAEPTEFSALEYVVREAEHEMKRLEDLVEDLIIKDGPESPALEGLYEKIDEMDPSTFEARAAVILTGLGFNPITIQKKTKDMSGGWRMRVALAKALFVKPTLLLLDDPTAHLDLAACVWLEEYLKRFDRILILVSHSQDFLNGVCTNMIDMRMKQLFLYGGNYDSYVKTRAELETNQMKQYAKQQEEIAHIKKFIASAGTYANLVKQAKSRQKILDKMEADGLIQPVVPDKVFSFRFPDVEKLPPPVLAFDDMSFSYSGKPEDNLYEHLDIGIDMDSRVALVGPNGVGKSTLLKLFQGILEPQQGRVIKHTHIKLGVYSQHSADQLDLTKTPLEFVRDKFSKISEDFQYWRQQLGRYGLTGEGQTSQMATLSEGQRSRVVFALLALEAPNLILLDEPTNGLDLSTIDSLAEAINAFNGGVVVVSHDFRLLDKVAKDIFVIEDKTATRWEGSILDYKKTLAAKVVL; the protein is encoded by the coding sequence ATGTCTGTGTCTGCTTCGAAAGCTAAGAGAGAACAAAAGCGTTTGGAAAGAGAGGCCAAGAAGGCCGCCGAGGGTAAGACCTCGAAAAAGACCAAGAAGCAAGCTGCTAAggatgctgaagaagtcgaagaagaagacgtcTCTGCTCAGattgccaagttgaagatgcaAACCGACGATGACGGATTGTCCGACAGAGTTACTACTGGTGTGTTGGAATCTTTGCAGACCTCCAGAGATATCAAGTTGTCGTCAGTGTCATTGTTGTTCCACGGTAAGGTGTTGATCCAGGATACTACTTTAGAATTGAACTACGGTAGAAGATACGGGTTGTTGGGAGAAAATGGATGTGGTAAGTCGACTTTATTGAAGTCGCTTGCTGCAAGAGAATACCCAATTCCCGAACAGATCGATATctacttgttgaacgagCCTGCTGAACCTACAGAGTTCTCAGCCTTGGAGTACGTTGTTAGAGAAGCTGAGCACGagatgaagagattggaAGACCTTGTAGAAGACCTCATCATCAAGGATGGCCCTGAATCACCAGCATTGGAAGGTTTGTATGAAAAGATTGACGAAATGGACCCTTCCACTTTTGAAGCAAGAGCTGCTGTCATCTTGACTGGTTTGGGTTTCAACCCCATCACcattcagaagaagaccaagGACATGTCTGGTGGATGGAGAATGCGTGTAGCCTTAGCAAAGGCTCTTTTCGTCAAGCCCaccttgttgttgttggacGACCCAACTGCCCATTTGGACTTGGCTGCCTGTGTCTGGTTGGAAGagtacttgaagagattcGACCGTATCTTGATTTTGGTTTCGCACTCGCAGGATTTCTTGAACGGTGTCTGTACCAACATGATCGACATGAGAATGAAGCAGTTGTTCTTATACGGTGGTAACTACGACTCTTACGTCAAAACCAGAGCCGAATTGGAAACCAACCAGATGAAGCAATACGCCAAGCAACAGGAAGAAATCGCACACATTAAAAAGTTTATTGCATCTGCCGGTACTTATGCAAACTTGGTCAAGCAAGCAAAATCCAGACAAAAgatcttggacaagatgGAAGCCGACGGGTTGATCCAACCTGTAGTTCCAGACAAGGTGTTTTCATTCAGATTCCCAGATGTCGAAAAGTTGCCTCCTCCAGTGTTGGCCTTCGATGACATGTCGTTTTCGTACTCTGGTAAACCTGAAGACAACTTATACGAACACTTGGACATCGGTATCGATATGGATTCCAGAGTTGCTTTGGTTGGTCCCAACGGTGTGGGTAAGTCCacattgttgaagttgttccaAGGTATCTTGGAGCCACAACAGGGAAGAGTCATCAAGCACACACACATCAAGTTGGGTGTCTACTCCCAACATTCAGCTGATCAGTTGGACTTGACGAAGACTCCATTGGAGTTTGTTCGTGACAAGTTCTCTAAAATCTCAGAAGACTTCCAGTACTGGAGACAGCAGTTGGGTCGTTACGGTTTGACTGGTGAAGGTCAGACTTCCCAAATGGCCACTTTGTCCGAAGGTCAGAGATCCCGTGTTGTTTTTGCATTATTGGCTTTGGAAGCTcccaacttgatcttgttggatGAACCTACTAACGGTTTGGACTTGTCTACGATTGACTCCTTGGCTGAAGCCATCAACGCATTCAACGGTGGTGTTGTTGTCGTCTCACACGATTTCAGATTGTTGGACAAGGTCGCCAAGGAcatcttcgtcattgaAGACAAGACAGCCACCAGATGGGAAGGCTCCATCTTGGACTACAAGAAGACATTGGCCGCCAAGGTTGTTCTTTAA
- a CDS encoding predicted protein, protein MADLRPINQPEGPLGVFSGESSSNQALNEPKPPDIDRNPHDHVAPPDSMDLDGESTDADENGDLEPSFETALSTTSEEPAQLRDNPMDGSVSQNQTQLSSTMDSFETSVSKNFHDHVIGQVHDQEMAANDENEMVSTSLESTSRSTDLPEQEDSLLIHHQHENAKTQKNKENLQNSQKNTGNLQNSKKNSKNSKNSKTTQPNVDQIFPILGTASKSAKTGLRTFNIAKQVPIPILNPKNGPSASQLQKVIVDRDSSPILQDAKTRRKQLTELHETTGHLSEEQYRQLANTYYLQKYANSLSDLNWAGQEERLKAWNVPQDFCLTALGEIARNSNEKRYVRLQIDAFYNKNDHLDQRHSMRAEEMAKIIEKHLTETIPNKWPMVSQNNNKTLNELHKSLEFLKSQFDPGSNDEFEATKDIKDKMQQLSREISFSATMRDVKDKFHTIVRDNTHVDFRFGSIVTQDRIPESAQQKSTPMTTWLERFQQLFHSPYVGSEDTFEFQLSLVRPKQLSNMYLVGIKASSDFPDPRDILDIMFHTKDFEIPQYIDTSLPSRKPSRRQDRIPYEILHQFIRKAPILNYTDKKADFTHVSFFLIGSNSDNIPNRKSIFLENVQLDIISSYQFCFRCHNNKHTTKRCPVPKSTTLFQSRPLTQWPTKVPSPNKQNHPITLTTGPRTTNQDGDGFSRPTKRSRQKTTPSPPTIPQQQNSFEVLPIEDLTTQEVTAEETEATRNRPNTVSSTPQAPSRHETPKAINKNNDKAPEISTQDDEMVYYTDDEEPSTINDEDTQLAPSTLIEQQQKNSKVDTTPNTPQYTTDMLPSKHAPKSNSRSQPVTPSRPTSMLPSKHAPITSSKSQPVTPARLGSKVLKPASTGKKPWTPTPTPRTTNGPSGSPARTPTTSIRLPSLLNNSRTNYSELRESQMGSTISFPESMRTSNLNIPDSSLILQTQIEEATQVDSPGQQQAPGHNPLTDDNSDLSMDIEDINVHSDNTNY, encoded by the coding sequence atgGCCGACCTACGACCCATCAATCAGCCAGAGGGACCTCTAGGGgttttctctggtgaaagctcttcaaatcaagcCTTAAACGAGCCAAAACCACCGGATATTGACCGAAATCCACACGACCATGTCGCACCCCCTGATCTGATGGACCTCGATGGCGAGTCCACAGATGCCGATGAAAACGGCGATTTAGAGCCATCTTTCGAGACAGCATTGTCAACTACTTCCGAGGAACCAGCCCAACTACGGGATAATCCCATGGACGGACTGGTTAGTCAGAACCAGACCCAATTAAGCTCCACTATGGACAGTTTTGAAACTTCGGTTtcgaaaaattttcacgaTCACGTGATCGGACAGGTACACGACCaggaaatggctgcaaatgatgaaaatgaaatggtTTCCACTTCTTTAGAATCTACCAGCAGATCAACTGATTtaccagaacaagaagactCTCTTCTTATTCACCATCAACATGAAAACGCCAAAACCcaaaaaaacaaagaaaattTACAAAACTCCCAAAAAAATACAGGAAACTTACAAAACTCAAAAAAAAACTCAAAAAACtcaaaaaattcaaaaacaaCTCAACCAAATGTTGATCAGATCTTCCCTATCTTAGGAACTGCCAGCAAATCAGCCAAAACAGGTTTACGTACCTTCAATATTGCCAAACAAGTACCAATCCCAATACTCAATCCAAAAAATGGCCCATCTGCTAGCCAACTCCAAAAGGTAATTGTGGACAGAGACTCCTCAcctattcttcaagacgCAAAAACTAGACGTAAGCAATTGACCGAACTACACGAAACTACCGGTCACctttcagaagaacaatACCGTCAATTAGCAAACACCTACTATCTCCAAAAATATGCCAACTCCCTTTCAGATCTCAATTGGGCGggacaagaagaaagacttaAGGCATGGAATGTGCCCCAAGATTTCTGCCTTACCGCACTCGGTGAGATTGCTCGAAATTCAAACGAGAAAAGATACGTACGTCTTCAAATAGACGCTTTCTATAACAAAAATGACCATCTCGACCAAAGGCATTCAATGCGGGCCGAGGAAATGGCcaaaataattgaaaaacACCTTACAGAGACTATCCCAAACAAATGGCCCATGGTCTCCCAAAACAATAACAAAACTTTAAATGAACTCCATAAATCCTTGGAGTTCTTAAAAAGTCAATTCGACCCCGGCTCAAATGACGAATTTGAAGCCACTAAGGACATAAAAGACAAAATGCAGCAATTGTCTAGAGAAATAAGTTTCAGCGCTACAATGAGAGATGTTAAAGACAAGTTCCATACAATTGTAAGAGATAACACTCATGTGGATTTTCGTTTCGGAAGCATAGTAACTCAGGATCGGATCCCAGAACTGGCTCAACAGAAATCAACACCCATGACAACTTGGCTTGaaagatttcaacaacttttccacTCACCTTACGTGGGCAGTGAAGACACCTTTGAATTTCAGCTCAGTCTTGTAAGGCCAAAGCAACTATCCAACATGTATCTAGTTGGCATAAAAGCTTCGTCGGACTTCCCAGATCCGCGAGACATCCTAGACATCATGTTCCACACaaaagattttgaaattcCTCAATACATCGATACATCCTTACCTTCTCGTAAACCCTCGAGACGACAGGACCGAATCCCGTACGAAATTCTACATCAATTCATAAGAAAGGCACCAATCTTAAATTACACTGACAAAAAAGCAGACTTTACACACgtcctgttcttcttgattggcAGCAACTCAGACAATATTCCCAACAGAAAGAgtatcttcttggaaaacgtCCAACTTGACATCATCTCTTCATACCAATTCTGTTTCAGATGccacaacaacaagcacACTACCAAAAGATGTCCAGTTCCCAAATCAACCACATTGTTCCAAAGTCGGCCCTTAACACAATGGCCCACTAAGGTACCATCCCCAAACAAACAGAACCATCCAATAACCCTCACCACGGGTCCCAGAACTACAAATCAAGACGGGGATGGCTTTAGTCGACCCACGAAAAGATCTAGACAAAAGACAACCCCCAGTCCACCAACTATCccacaacaacagaataGCTTCGAGGTGCTCCCGATAGAGGACCTCACAACACAAGAGGTTACAGCAGAGGAGACCGAAGCCACACGCAACCGGCCAAACACTGTTTCATCTACACCACAAGCACCATCACGTCACGAAACCCCGAAAGCCATTAACAAGAACAACGATAAAGCCCCTGAAATTTCAACACAAGACGATGAAATGGTGTACTACACCGATGACGAAGAACCCTCGACTATAAATGACGAGGACACCCAACTCGCTCCATCTACATTGATTGAGcaacaacaaaaaaattcaaaagtgGATACCACCCCAAATACTCCACAATACACTACTGACATGCTCCCTCTGAAGCATGCACCtaaatcaaattcaagatctcAACCGGTAACTCCCTCCCGGCCTACTAGCATGCTCCCTCTGAAGCATGCTCCCATAACTAGTTCCAAATCTCAACCGGTAACCCCTGCCCGGCTTGGATCCAAGGTCCTCAAACCTGCGTCAACAGGTAAGAAACCCTGGACACCGACACCCACTCCCAGGACCACGAATGGCCCTAGTGGGTCCCCCGCAAGGACTCCGACCACGTCAATACGACTACCTTCTCTCCTAAACAACAGTAGAACAAACTATAGTGAATTAAGGGAATCACAAATGGGATCGACCATTAGTTTTCCTGAGTCTATGAGGACATCCAACCTCAACATCCCCGACTCTTCACTAATTCTACAAACTCAAATTGAGGAAGCAACTCAAGTAGATTCTCCAGGCCAACAACAGGCACCAGGTCACAATCCATTAACAGATGACAACCTGGACCTAAGTATGGACATAGAGGACATCAACGTTCATTCTGATAATACTAATTATTAA